AATGATTATCCATCCCCCTAATAGTCCCATCATTTAATGCCAAGCAGTATCTTGTGAGTTACATACTGAAGGGCTGATAAGTGGCCTGCCTGCTCGATTGCTGTTGTGCcgaattatatttaaaatagtaCTTCACCCATTTATCATAGCACTCCTGCAACACTGTAAGATTTGTGATGGACAGTAGAAAAGAATTAAATCTGCGGCAGCAGAATCAGAGACATTGTGTCATTATTCCCTGCGTTCTTCTTTGTCAGAACCAGGTAACTTTGCCTTTGCCTACAGTGTAACTCAACCACTGACACTGCCttgcgtttttttgtttttttctccagtgtCCCCCCTTGTCCCACTACAATGCAGCGATAGGCTCGTTCTAACCAAAACCATGACCTCTTTCGTTAAACCCTAACCTTGTCAAACCTCAGTGCACTGATGTGAAAAGTAGACAATCGCAGCACAGTAGTTAAACCCAATCACAGCGCTGCGTGGTGGGACGAGGCAAAATACTCATGTGAAAGAAATTGCGCCAGTTTGGTTGGTAGAGTCGTTACTACTCCATTAGTATAGTGGCGTAATAAACATACTCAGATGCTATAAACACGGGCGGAGCCCTCGGTAATACTCTCCTCCAGTCATGAGCTATAGCTTGGTCCCATCTGTGATTCATGCAGTCAGGAGGTAATATAAAGGTTGCTGACATTACAGTGGCTATATTCGTTGCCATGAGTTTTGGCAGTTTGATCATTTACCGTGACCACAACTGGACCCATGAAAGAGACAGCTTAGGTGAGCTAGACCCACTTATTTATATAATGTAGGACAAACAGTGTGCAAGCTGCACACAGTTCAGCTGGTGCTGACGTAAGACTCCGCGATAAAGTTGACAATTTAGAGTCCCTGTTCAGAATAGGTAACAATTTTAACAGCCCATACTGTAGGCCCTTCCAAAGGTTGTAATAGGACAGATTTCTTAAATCGCTGATGGAATGGAACCACgttaaatgggtttttttagacaaacatgagaaaatgtCCAACATTTGTGGACTAAACAGTGACACACTCAGGTCATTGGCACTGCCAAAGGAAAACCCCCCCAGAGGAATGAAGCTTAGTCCAAACACAGTTTTATCCTAATCTAAACATATCTCTAATAGCTACAGTGTCATTATAGtcaatatttctttatataaatAGTAAAGAAAAGCAGCTACAAGAATAAAACCTTATAAAGATTTACAGATAAAAGTGTGTGAGGAGGCAGTGGCGATGGATTGCTCTTGCCTGTACTCCTAATTTTTAACTTATATAGTACCTACTGTTCCCAAGAGCAGTGCAGTACCACAAGCCACAACGGAGTGTATTATACTCTGTCAAAGAGCTGGCTGGGCTCATGTAGCCTACTGTGGAGTCTCATTATCACAGCATTGGTGCAACGTGTCCCCCATTCCTTATTTACGATCTTCCTCCTCCCACTCTTCCTCTGGTTGTTTGTCAGTGCCTCCTGCAATACAGACAAAATACTTTTCACAGGTGAGTTGATGATTAACAAAAGCTATTATCATGTTCCCGGATCACAGAGAAACAGATCTCATAAAAGCTTGTACAGGATGTAGAGATACAAtcagacaggagagagacagtTTGGAGCCAGATTAATCCACCAAACAGTCAACCTCACATGGAGTCATATCGAGAACTGTAATGTCACTGGTCTGATGCAAACTCTATGTAGCATCTTACGGTAAAGGCTTGACGATGCAGGACATTGAGATCTCTTTGGTCAAACTAATCCTGTCATATTGGTTCCCCACCTGAGTCAAATTAACCCGCAGCCACCTCTGTCTTTCTCAGGAGTAGTGTGAGAATATGCTCATCACattgtacaaacacacacacacacacacacacacacacacacacacacacacacacacacacacacacacacacttgtgtgaTTTGCTAGTGATTTATAGAGAAGAAGCCATTTATCACAGTTCACTACAAGCATAAGAAATCCCCTGCAGGTTACAACACACAACTGGGAAACCTTAATACAGCTCAGCAGTGGCAGAGTAAAGGCTGACAGCAGTGGAGTGAATACTAATGAGCACATCTTTCAAACACTTTAAAGCTTAGGTtttggttgtaaaaaaaaaataaaccattctacaagaaaaatgatgctTTCAACTCTGTCTTATCAGAGTCAGCAGGTCAAATACGAAATAGAGGGTGGACGAGGTTGTACTGTGTTGCTGTCAACCACAGCATCTATTTTGATACCATAAAGCCAAGACAATGAGCAGGAGGACACTAAAACGGTCTGTAGAGACGCGGAGAGCTGCAGACTCTGGGAATCATTCTGTGTGGGTTTGTCCCAAAATGCAACTGCTTTCACATTATGCAAAGTGATTTCATCCCTTGTTAATATAAGAATATGACTTAGAGTAGTAGACACTGATCACTACATCCTTTTGCTTTAAATGTGGAACCTGATATGAGCATTGTACTATAATGCAGTTCAGTTGTTCGAGAGGTTTTCTTACATCGTAATACTTCACATATGAATCGccattatttgatttgattcgaCTCTATTTCATACCATTATATGCTCTCAGGTTCCTGCCCACTCCTGTCCAGATGATCTAAAGACTGAGCAGTTGACTTCATCATTAATACTTACATGCATGTAGGACCAAAGTGTGCTGAATCTTCCTttcttgggattttttttgggtgtCTTGTGCTTTAACATTGTGCATTGAGTGCTGTGATCTGAATTTGCTCGGATTCTGTAATCTAATTATGACCTTTTGGTCAATTACACATTAAGAGTTTGTGAAAGTGGATTAAAATTTCTGGGGTTGTTGACAAAAGTTGAACATTATTTGTCCACCGACTGTAGCCTCATATGACTATAATGCAATTTTGTCACAAGATATTTTGCATTCTCACGACAAGAGTCATTTGTTTTCGTCTGAAAAAATACTCAAGTCATTTCTTCACCTATGTCTGTTTGCAGCACATTCACACCTCCTAGGGCCTGCATTGTCTCATCTGAGCATTGGAATTGGTCCTAAAAGACCTCGTAGTGAGGTACATTTAGTCCAAGTAAGAGCAAAGCAGTCAGTCAACTTCTCAGCCTTAAAATGTAATTCTATCTCTCACAGGATTTGGGAAAATCTCCAGGGCTTTTCCTCTCTGTTAGGACTGTCACAGCACATGCAGTACtgataaaatgtgttgttgtatGGGCTAGGTGGATTTAATGATAATTTATCCCTAATGCAGTTATCTTTTGTTAAAAGGGCACTTAATTCATTTAGATTGCACTTCTGTAATGTTGTTATACTACTGACAGTTGACagtatttaaaaagatttaaaaaatgggtgCAGCAGAGCCTTGATTGTTCAAAAATCCTCTTTCCTCGTAGAGTGAtgagaaaaggtgaaaatgccaaataaacGAATACACCAACACTAATGGCCCAAAgtgatgttttcaaatgtcACGTTCTATCACACAGTGTCAAACCCAACATTTTCACTTCactatcattaaaaaaaatatcatatccTCTCATTTGAGAATCTGTAACCagaaaacatttgacattttctgttctCTGGGACATATTCTCCAGAGCTCTCTGCCTGACCTGTGACATATAAAATAGGACCAGAGGTTTAAGCTTGTTTATATTAATATTGCCTGACGTGATGTGAATGGGAAAGAACTGCGAGTCCCTGataaaatatcactttaagGCACAGATGTGTCACACCAACCTCTGTCTGCTGTCTCACTTCCTTTGTGACTGACAGTGTTTTTCCAAGTTTGGTATTATAATCCCCCCAGCTGCAAGTGCACAGACCTGGGAAAAGATTAAATGCTATTTACTTGGAATGATAAGTGTTAGGTGGTATTTATGAACCACACTGGGGTTTAACCCCGGTTAACACATATATGGCAGTAATTGTAAGTGGTGCACTTGGCAGAGGCTGTTTGTTTATTGCAGGGCTCAGTGCTGCGTGTTCCCTCAGCCGCATTAACGGTTATTGAATTATCTTTCTGTGAGCACCAAGCCAAAGTGTCCCACACAAGCAATCCCTCTGAGAAGGAgaaacagcttttgtttttgcttggtATGGTCAACCAAGTAGTTGAAAAATCCAACcatagttttctttctttcttccagGATAGGATTAATGGCCGATATTAAATACATCAATGTATTATGTGAAGCAGTATTTGCATTTGAAAACGTTAAATCCTGATGCATTTTTagcatgaaaaatacatttaaaataaacagtatgCATTAGAATAATTTAATAGTTGGTTTGTAATTGTACAATATAGCTACAAACCAATCAGcggaaaaaatgtttgcattaaatgtttctgtaaaccaaaGCTAtataacatttgtacattattttgtggATGCAttgaaactttctcaaaatggCGAAGGTGTGGATAATTTAGgcacaaataaaaatttgttATGGTTAAGAAAGGATCATGTTTTCATGCAAAATACCCTTAGTGACAttaaagctgctggaaaagcagggacaGGTCGGTGAAATACGTCTTGGTGGCCCAAACATCAAGTGTGAGGCTAAAACTTCATATGCAGGTTCATAAACTGGGCTGTTTGCTGTTGGCCTCCTGTTTATAATCATACTCTTCCATGGGACCAAATCAACATGTTTGGAAGATGTCATAATGCCATTAGAAGACAAGTAGATATGGGCTACACAGTAACCTCCAGAGGAACGCAAagaactttattattattattatgaaatggATGTTATTGCCATTTCATAATAATGCAGTTTTATGACTATGGTTTGGTCAGATTTTGGCATAAAAACAACTTCACTGGGGAAACACCGTGGTTTAGTTAAAACCCCCTCCTTATCCTTCTGTGGATTTTGTAGCTCTTGCAATAATGTCACACtacttcctcctttcctcccaATGGACTCATAATTCTTTCAGTTGCTTGTGTGCTTTATTATTGGATGTCATTTTTAGGCATTTgatgaaataatgataatgcTCTTGTTCATAGTGGATAGAAAAACCTGTATCTGTTTCCATAATGGTACAGTATCTAGTCTTTTATGGTCAGTTCAGCTGACTTTCAGACATAATGTGACATCAGCTACATAGACAACTTATATTCTCTGTGGAGAAACAGCAGGTCAGCCAGTGTTCTTTGTTCTTTATACCTGTGCAATAACCAGAGAATTAACTGACCTTTTGACTCAAAAGAAACACATACAGGCGAGTtttgagtggaaaaaaataggCTTATGCATGCTGAATTCAGCTGCAGTAACATATAAGCCATCGAGAATCTATGTGAAGATAAAGTCCAGTCAGGGGTGACACTACTGCACAACACTTTATAgaaatcacttttaaaatgactgaGCATGCCCCTTTTGGCAAATGTGTCTCACCCTCCATTGTCCATTGAAGCAAAGAGGCGATCCCACGCAGGGAATGAGGATGAGCTAATGAGCAACTGCAATGAATATTTTTAACTGAGGTAACAATAAGACTTATTTAATGTGCATGCCTCTGCAACACAACAAACTAAACACTCTATAAATGTCTTACATCCTGTCCATTCTCACATGAAAGGAATGGAAGTCGAGATGTGTCCTGTCTTTGCTTTATCTTGGCAGAGATTCAGAAGTTACTTCTTTTTGTCAGGACATTGTGAGCTGGGGACATTTATGCCCCTGCAGGGACGAAGACCTGACCCTGAGAGTAGAGTGACATTGTTTTCGGCACAGGCAACagacatccttttttttttttttaattctgacGTAGCCTTTGTGTGTTATTCTGTAGCAAACACCTTCAGATTTGCTTTGCAGGTCTTTTAAGCCTCACGACATAACCAACTTAACACCGCACTACATTCAAAAACGATGAGGCAGCTCCATttgcaaaatcaaaatgttaccTTTGGTAACACCCTCCATTTTTTCATAGAATGAAATTCAATTCATCTGGCTGGAAAATAGCTTTGTTAGCTGTTGAAACTTTCTAAACCAACACAAATTTTCTTTCTTAACTTCTATTAGCCAGGTTAATCCTGTGCTTTTCAATATAGGCAAGTGAATATAGAGACAAGTGTGTATTGTCTCACAAAACTTGTCACATGTTTATTGGTGTATACTCCTACCaataaacaacagaaatgtactttttttttttattagaccCGACTCTGCAATTCAAATATTTCTGGAAACATGTATCTTCAACTTTATTTTCTAAGCAGCAGCTCTTCAAAACCTTAATGATGTTTCCTATTATGCTACAAAATGCAATTCAGGTGCTCTAATGTTTCCTTTTAAATGAATCTGCTGTTGCAAATTAGTATACTCTATTAATGATAATTTTGAAGGGGCAGGGTTGGACTACTGCTTTGGGAGTTTTGAGGAAGAGAAGGGAAAGGTTAATCTTGCAGCTAATAAATGAGACTCAGGCTCCTAAAGTCAGGCAGCAGTTAAATGGATCTCtcagaggacatttttttaaaccatgtagtgtaattatttgtaaaaaaattggGGCGAGGAAAAGCAATTTTTGTGTTCAAAACTAGAAGGCCATGGAAAAGGACAGGTGGCAACAAGTGGCTTCTTCGTTTTGCTCTAGAACTATTTTTTCTCAATTGCTATTTCCATTTCTAGTTTTGCgtcttgttttttactttttatattgttctttttgctttatttatcttgCACATACCTTGTTTTGAGTCTGTCTtctcttatcttatcttatcttatcttatcttatcttatcttatctcttatctcaaacaaaaataaggaaGAAGCAGTAACAGAAATTGACTCAGTTTTAAGGCTTCATAGTATGCAaatcataattatcattttttcaaccaTTAGTATTATGCAGTTACTAAACTGAATTTATTTGCatactcaaagaaaaaaaacttaaaggaatttaaaaagttgcctgttgaattataaaataaataaataaaacaaaaagctctTAAGTTCATAAATGTCTCTTAGCTGAAAGCCAAATGTTTGTCCCTCCCAGCTGCTCACTCCTCATGAATAAACATTAgtgtacatgtttgttttttttagctttaatcACAAGATGTCACACCTCCACAATGCTTTGACTGTGATGAACAGCTTTAGTTTGCGTGTgtgcatttgtatgtttgtcCTGATGGTGAGGGTAAATCCCTGTTAAAAGATAATGTTGCTGGTTTCACTCTACAACCCTATCACCGCCCATGAGAGAGCTTGCATCTAAGGGAGGCTCCTGTTTGTGACTGTgggagatgtaaacattaatggcgtcctcttCAGCTGAGCTCAAACGTAAGCTAACTTAGTGGTgctgagtagatgcacgcttctgTCTGCGCGTTGACATGAAGTTAAAGCTCAGAACAAAGAAGTAGGAGCACTTCCTTGTTTTGGTGCACCatcataattattaatttttttctttttttttctagtggtTTGCATCAGCATAATACCTTTAGTCAGAATATTTGAAGGGTTGGTCCAccatttaataaataacaaagaaagGATTTTATGTTTGAAACACTCCTGTGAAGCTGTGAAATGACCTCACCATTTTTCCATCACCAGAATTTAATCTAAATTTTGAGGGTTATTTTAGCCCCCTTTCTGAACCACAAGGAAGTACAAAGGCTCTGAAAGCTCAGTGTTTGATTGAAAGCCCCATGGCCGCCAAAATCAGCCCATACCAGTCAGCTTTTACAAAGAGAATAGTCTTAAGTCTTTTTAAGTGTCTCTTAAATGTAGAGATCATTGTCAGTTTATTTATCATATTGCCAGGTACATATCATAAAGGAGGTGGGATGTTCACAATTAATGAAGCCAGGGGTGCAGCCGCATCTGCTCCAGGGTGGCGCGCTCTTTGGGGTTTAGAGCTAAACATCCATTCAAAAAATCATGGCAGTCTaaaggagagaggacagagaacGAAGCAAAGATTATTATGTTGGTAGGTGAAGTTATTATTAGAAACAAATTATTAGAACCAAAACTCAGGCATTGTATTAACACCAGTGTTGTCTTACCTTTGGACAGCGTATGgctgaatttaattttgttgcGGAGGAACTTGGAGGTGCTAAATTGCTTGTGTCCATCCACAATTTCATAAAGTAGTGCGCCTAGCTGCCAGACTGTGGTGGGTTCAGCCTCATACTCCCCGTGCGCTTTGAACTCTGGAGGTACGAACGCAGAGGTTCCTACAATacacagatggagacagaaagaaTCAGAGGATGAAGAGTAAGCTTTAAATGAAAATCACCACACAATGGATCAACATATGGATGAAGAGCAGGAGCAGAGAGTAGATGTCATACCAGAAAAGCTGCGGAGAGGTTCGTTATTAATGAAGCAGCCACATCCAAAATCGATAATCCTCACTCGAGGAACATCAGAGCCAGTCTCAACGaggacattttcagttttaatgtcCCGATGAAAGACTTTGAGAGAGTGCATTTGGATTGCTCCCTCCACCAGCTGTTTCATGATGTCCTGTGACacagataaagagaaaaagatgagttatagtggaaaaaaagggagtGTAAGGTGGTGCAgcttttacacaaaaatgtttcttgCGTTCAAACCAGCTTTTCGTACCTTAGCCTGGTCCTCGCTCAGGGGACCTTTGTCTTCAATAAAGCTTAACAGATCCATAGAGGGAACTGGTCTCTCCATGACCAGGAGAAGCTCGTGTTCCAGATCAAACCAGTCCAGCAATGTCACGGCCGCAGATCTCCCCAATGACTCAGGTCCACCTGCCGCTCTGAGCATGAGGTACACCTCCAGGGGGATCAAGTGTATCACTCCATCAAGAACCTGACAGAAACAATACACAGAAcatagtttgtct
This genomic window from Plectropomus leopardus isolate mb chromosome 13, YSFRI_Pleo_2.0, whole genome shotgun sequence contains:
- the LOC121952763 gene encoding serine/threonine-protein kinase pim-2-like; this translates as MDAKQLKTFDSLPSENHSVNSGTGKPNNCLGEDSRVTSRKRKGGIDHPEPNIKRQRGASESLEVTVVTVPAKGTKRKANTSTDIPTKKQRGGNGDTNTDEPTKASVEEFTWTDNHNEALAEQLPATETQKTRGDISCEVSSSSSSPSTSQQNVRSAIDLDTTSRATFEAAYLQLHMLGEGGFGSVYAGIRRSDDLPVAIKHIPKVDVEYEPLVLDGVIHLIPLEVYLMLRAAGGPESLGRSAAVTLLDWFDLEHELLLVMERPVPSMDLLSFIEDKGPLSEDQAKDIMKQLVEGAIQMHSLKVFHRDIKTENVLVETGSDVPRVRIIDFGCGCFINNEPLRSFSGTSAFVPPEFKAHGEYEAEPTTVWQLGALLYEIVDGHKQFSTSKFLRNKIKFSHTLSKDCHDFLNGCLALNPKERATLEQMRLHPWLH